A part of Bombus huntii isolate Logan2020A chromosome 16, iyBomHunt1.1, whole genome shotgun sequence genomic DNA contains:
- the LOC126874327 gene encoding elongation of very long chain fatty acids protein 6-like, with protein MNKEGSPQIIEPTYSHVFNFEKKYFYPDTQKWIQNNFQYCYYCCIIYVILIFGGKYYMSSRPKFDLKRPLALWSGFFAVFSIIGFCRTAPEMFSTLRHHGFYHSICIPSNLLQDHVSGFWTWVFVLSKIPEFGDTIFIVLRKQPLIFLHFYHHLTVVLFSWFTYAETTALSRWYTVMNYFVHSWMYSYYTLKAMQYKLPKGFAMMITTMQLVQMVIGCIATIVAYYYPEIRGLECYITRKNVIFGFAIYFSYLILFGKFFFKAYLSDKRKNKVGENVHVDGRKEYYKPKTS; from the exons aTGAATAAAGAGGGTTCTCCGCAGATCATTGAACCTACCTACTCGCATGTCTTCAACTTCgaaaaaaaatacttttatcCAGACACTCAAAAATGGATCCAGAATAATTTTCAGTATTGCTACTACTGCTGTATTATTTACGTGATCCTAATTTTTGGCGGCAAGTACTACATGTCGAGCAGACCAAAGTTTGACTTGAAGCGTCCGCTTGCATTATGGAGTGGATTCTTTGCAGTGTTCTCCATTATCGGATTTTGTAGAACAGCACCGGAAATGTTCTCTACATTGAGACATCATGGGTTTTACCACAGTATTTGCATACCTAG cAACCTTTTGCAAGATCATGTTTCTGGCTTTTGGACATGGGTATTTGTCCTATCAAAGATCCCAGAATTTGGTGATACGATCTTCATTGTGTTACGAAAGCAACCATTgatatttctacatttttacCATCATTTAACTGTTGTTCTTTTCTCTTGGTTCACATATGCGGAGACTACAGCACTCTCAAGGTGGTATACCGTAATGAACTACTTTGTTCATTCCTGGATGTATTCTTATTATACCTTAAAAGCAATGCAATATAAATTACCAAAAGGCTTTGCCATGATGATTACTACGATGCAGCTGGTACAAATGGTGATTGGTTGCATTGCAACTATTGTGGCTTACTATTATCCAGAAATTCGTGGACTTGAATGCTACATTACGcgtaaaaatgttatatttggTTTCGCCATCTACTTCAGTTATTTAATCCtatttggaaaattcttcttcAAGGCTTATCTTTCCGACAAACGAAAAAACAAAGTCGGAGAGAACGTTCACGTCGATGGAAGAAAGGAGTATTATAAACCAAAGACTAGCTAA